Genomic window (Sphingosinicella microcystinivorans):
CATAATGGCCGGACCGTGACGGTCGTCCCGGATTTGATCTCGATTCTGGACCGGGAATCCGGTGAGCCGTTGACCGGAGAGATGTTGACCTATGGTCAGCGCGTGAAGGTTCTCGGCTATGCCGCGGACCCTATCTTGCGGCGACCGGAAAGTCTGGAGGTGCTCGGGCCTCGTGCGTTCGGTCTCTCCGAGGATTTCTCGGCCATCGAGACCCTGGTGTCGGCTCCCGCATAGTCCGCGCCCGCAGCCGCAAAGCCGGCCTTCGCAAATTCAATTCCTTCGCAATTCAGCGCGGCAAATGGGAAGGGCGCTCTGCTGATGCCCTTGTCAGAAAAACGCTTCGAGCTGCTCGCCGCGCAGCTTAGCCAACAGGATTGCTGAAACGGCCTCGCGCGCCCATCCACCCTTCAACACAGGAGGCCAGATCGCATGGTTGCGACGATCGATCCCTTTCACTCGATTGCGATCAGTAAAACCGCACACGCACTCGCCGTAGCCGGCCGCTCGGTCATCCATATGGAGTTCGGGCAACCATCGACCGGCGCCCCAAGCGCTGCGATCCGGCGTGCGCATGAGGTGCTCGATCAAGACCCGATGGGCTATTGGGAAAGTCCCCGCCTCAAGGAACGCATCGCGCAGCACTACGGCGAGACATATGGGGTGGAGGTCACTCCCGATCAGGTCGTGCTTACCTGCGGGGCCTCACCCGCTCTCGTCCTCGCGCTCTCGTCACTTTTCCAACCCGGCGATCGCATTGCCTTCGCCAGGCCTGGCTATGTCGCTTATCGGAACACGGCGAAGGCGCTCTATCTCGACGTCGTCGAGATCGGCTGCGGCCCCGACCAGCGTTTCCAGCTGAGCGCTGCGGCGATCGAAGCGCTCGATCCGGCGCCTGCCGGAATCATCATCGCCAGCCCTGCAAATCCAACAGGGACGATCATCCCCCCGAACGAACTCGCGGCGATCGTCGCGGTGTGTCGGCGGCGCGGCATCCATATCGTCTCTGACGAGATCTACCACGGCCTCAGCTACGCCGGAGAGACGCAGTCCATCCTGAACTTCGACAGGGACGCGATCGTCGTCAACAGCTTCTCCAAATATTTCAGCATGGCGGGTTGGCGGCTGGGCTGGCTCGTCGTGCCCCCGCATCTGATCGAAGTTGCGCGGGCGCGCATGGGCAATCTCTTCCTCACGCCGCCATCGCTTGCGCAGCACGCCGGGCTCGCCGCATTCGACTGCGTCGACGAGCTCGAAGGTCATGTCAGGGTCTACGAGCGCAATCGCGGGATCATGCTCGAGGCGCTGCCGGCGATGGGGCTCCGCGAGATCGCGCCGCCTAACGGTGCCTTCTACATCTACGCCGACGTCGGGCGGCTGACGTCCGCCAGTCTCGCCTTTTGCCAAGAGCTCCTCGCCGACACCGGCGTTGCAACTGCGCCGGGGCTCGATTTCGATCCCGTTGACGGCGGGAGGTTCATTCGCTTCAGCTTTGCCGTCTCGACCGACCGCGTCCAGACCGCCATCGAACGCATGGTTCCCTGGTTCGCGGAGAAAGACCGCGTCAGCCGGCAACCGCCCCTGGAGACGTAACCGGGGATCGCGCGTGACCATCGCCGCACGACAAAGATCCTGCGACGACTTGGTCGCGAGAAAATAAAGAGCGGACGAGAGCGCCCTTGCCCGCGCGCGATATGGCTGCAGCCTGCTTAGAGCGGTTTTCGACCGTTTTGAATCGCTGAGGGGTTTCCCTCTGGTCTGATTTGTGATTCAGAATCTGTGCTGGTGAAGGAGGCCGGCATGGATGGGTCACGCTCTGTCGATGGATTTGCGCACGCGGCTTCTGGCGGCGATTGATGGCGGGCTGAGTTGCCGAGGAGCGGCGGCGCGCTTTGGGGTTGCGCCATCGACAGCCATTCGCTGGCAGGCGCAGCGTCTGGAAACCGGCAGCTTCGCTCCCAAGCCGCAAGGCGGCGACATGCGATCCCGCCGAGTGGAGGAGCGGGCGGTCGACATTCTGGCCTTGTGGGAGGCGCGCAAGGACATCTCGCTCGAAGAGCTGCGCATTGCCTTGTCCGAAGCGGGCCTGACAGTGTCGGTTGCCGGACTGCACCGCTTCTTCGCGCGGCGGGGCATGACGCGCAAAAAAAGACTGGGTGTCAATCGGCGCGGAGCCGGGGACCGGGATCGGCGTGCAATGGGGGACCATGGAGATTGGGCGCAATCATGCCGTGGGGTGACGGCGGAGGGCGTTGCCCGGAGGCGTCGCCCCACGGCATGCTGGTCTCTTTTTCGCCGGCCTGAGGCTCAGCTGCGGTTTTTGAAGCGCCAGCTGTCGTTGCCGGTCTCGATAATATCGCAATGATGGGTCAGCCGGTCGAGCAGGGCCGTGGTCATCTTGGCGTCGCCAAACACGGTGGGCCATTCGCCGAAGGCGAGGTTGGTGGTGACGATGATTGTGCGCTCGTAGAGCCGGCTGACAAGGTGGAACAGCAGCTGGCCCCCGGTACGGGCGAACGGCAGATATCCCAGTTCGTCGAGGATCAGCAGGTCGAGCCGCGAGAGATGTTCGGCGAGCTTGCCGGTCCGACCTTGGTGCGTCTCCAGCTCCAGCAGGTTCACCAGGTCAATGGTGTTGTAGAACCGGACGCGAGCGCCGCTACGGATGCAGTTGCGAGCAATGGCGATGCTGAGGTGGGTCTTTCCCGATCCCGTGCCACCTACAGCCACGATGTTGCGCTTGCTGGCGAGGAAGCTGCCGGTGGCAAGGTCGCGCACCAACCCTTCGTTGATCGGCGTTCCGGTAAACTCGAAGCCGTCGAGCTCGCGGGCGAGCGGCAGCTTGGAAGCGGTCATCTGGTACTTGATGGAACGGGCGTGCTTCTCGGCGATCTCAGCCTTCAGCAGGTCGCCAACGACGTGCTGGACTGGGTGCTGACGCTTGCCTGCATCCCCTTTACCTTGTGGGCATCGACCTCTCCGTCGCTGGTGACGGCCTCGATTACCCAAAGCCAATCGGTCTCCGGGTGCCAGAGGAGAACGTCCGGCATCGGGTCCGCCAGCGTGAGCTCGGCCCCGGCGGCCTGCATCTTCGCGCGCTCCTCGTCGCTTATCCGGTCCCCGTCGCTGTCGTCGACATAGAGGACCTCGTACCCCTCGAGGAAGCGGGGTGCGTAGTGCTCGACACAGTCGTTGATGAGCGCTGCGTGTCCGGTGTCGGACGCCGTCTTCGCGGCCTCGGCCATCTTGGCCTGAAATGCGAGCCGCTCCCGAGCGGCCTCTCCGGCGGCCCACGCCTCGAGCTTCTCTTCCCACTCCCCGTCCGGCGCGGTGAGTATCCCCCGGAAGGCTCCCTCGAGCCGATAGGACGAGTTGGGGCTCTTCGCCTTAGTGTGCCCAGGCACAAATTCGCTGCCCTCGAGCGTGACGGCCTCGATGCCTCCGAGATCGCGGAGCGGTTTGATCCAGTCCTATCCAAAGCTCAAACCCATCCGAAACGGTTCCTTTCTCGTCGCCGAGAAGCGAAGCTAACCTGAAAATGGCGCGCAACGCTGCCAGCGTTTGTCGATGTCGGAAGCGTTCTAGCTAAATTTGTATTGTGGTGCGCTCCCCGGCAGCGCCTCCCGGTCAGTGGCTTCTCTAGCGGCGAGGCCGTATCCATTAGCAAGAATTGTGGCTTATCCGATTCGCTGGCAGCCTCCGGTCATTCAAGAATTGATGCCATTTCAGGCTGTAGCCTCGAGGCTGTCGGGCGACCGCATTTCACCGCGATTGCTCGCATTGGGATGGCCGCGTTCTGATGAATGCGATGGAATCTCTTCACCAGCAGGAGTGTAGAGAGGCGCTTCGAACTTCATGTCGAGCGCCGGGTCGATCACGATGATGCGCTTACGTGCGCGATAGAACTGCCAGCGCGTTTCCAGTGTCGCAACATGATGCAGTGCGCTCCCCATAGCAGCTTTTATCGCCGCTTTATTGCCGCCTTCCGCGAAGCTGAAAACCGCAGAACATCTGTCTAGCAGAGCCGCGATGCGCCTGTTCTGTTGCTGCCTGTGTATACCACCGCCCCGAGCATGCGGCGCCACGTACCCAGAATAGATACTCGCCGCGTCCGGCGGATAGAAGATCTTTTGGTCTACGTAGGGCATATAGCTTTCAGAGGTGGGCATTCCAAAGCTCCATGAAATGAGCTTTCCATCTCGTACAAGCGTTACCGCGATACCGCCGCGGGCTAGGCATCCTCGCTTTCGGGGTTTTCCGCCAGCAAACGGCTGCTCTTTCAGCGTCATGGCTTAGCCTCCCCCAGCTATTAGAAATCTGCTCAATATGCGTCGGGGCACGGATGTCCAGAAAAATGAGTCTTATAAGTCGTGGGCCAATTAGTCTCATGGACTGATCGTGCCCGTCGATGGACATCCGCAAGCGCATAGGTTGGAATCTCAGACGCCTGCGCAAGGAACGTGATATTACGCAGGAAGACTTTGCGACCGACTCTGGGTTCGATCGGGGTTACCTCAGTGGTGTTGAGCGGGGTGTCCGCAATCCTTCTGCCCTTGTGATCGAAAGGATCGCAAAAGCGTTGGAGGTCGATGTTATCGAGCTGCTCGACGCGGAAAAGGCCAAGGCGTTTTCCAAAACGAAAGCCTCATAACCCGTACAGAATTTGACCATTCTGCGCTGGTTTCGGGCGTTGACGGTGTGGATCACGATTGTGATGTAGAGGAGTCTGCTCCGAGCACTATTTTCTTGTAATCTTTATTGCCCCGGGGCGGCTTTCACCTACGATTTTTGTCATCGATAACAACGGGATGACAAAAGGCGTGAGTAAAATAACCCTGAAGGAAAGAGCAGAAATCAGCGCCGAGCTGATCGGCGACGGTTTCCTGGAAGTGGCGCGGCAGCTGCGTGAGGCACAAGACGTCGACCCGGGCCTGTTCCGGGAAATCGCCAAGCATCTCGGCATCGGCCGCCGCAAGGCCTTTGCATTGGCGCAATTCGACCGCAGGTTCCATGACCTCGGTGTCGAGAGGGGCAGGCTCCGCCGGATCGGCTGGTCGAAGCTGGTGGTCGCGGCGCCCTATGTCACCGCCGACACGGTGGAAGATATCCTGAGCCTGGCAGAAACCTGCTCTGCATACGCTCTCAAACGTCATCTGCGCGGCGAAACGGTGCACGCGGGCGGACGCTGCGTGCTGCTCTACTTCTCAAGCGAACAATATGCCGTGTTCGAGGCGGCAGTGCTTGCCCATGGCGGCATCAGCCAGGGGCGCGGACTTTGCGGAACGGAAGCAGCACTGACACTGGCTCTCGGCAAGACCGTAAAGGGCGGCAAGTAAACGATTGGATACGGCCTGATCCAGGATGAGACCGACGGCGTATCGCCGGGATAGGAGCCGTGCGAGCGCGTCAATAGCAACTCCTTGTAGACATTTGTGCAAACCGGCGCTGGCTACCGGTGGTACAGATGACAGACCGGAGCTTAACTTTATTGTTTTCATCCGGTGACTGAGAATGATTTTGCGAACTACCCCGCACCGCCGATGGCGAGTCGCGACGGGTGGTTCGGGTCGCGGTCAAGTCCGAAGCCCATAGCACTGTCGGCTGTTCAGGTCGACCTGCGGTATCACCTGTCGTCTCTCCTCCGGCTGTCGGGGGCCACCCCGCAGGAGACTCCAGATGACGAAAATTCGTATCAAGCCCGGCCACAAACCACCCAGCCCGAATATGCCACAAGCCCTTTCCGCGCCGGGCAAACCCAGACCTGGGAAGGCCTTCCACACGGTCGCCGATCTTGCAGAGCGGTGGACCATGTCACAGCGCAATATCCGTCGTTTGATCGAGAACGGGGAGCTTTCCGTCCACCGTTTCGGCAGGTCGGTGCGCGTGTCGGCCGCCAACGTCGCGCTGTTCGAGGCGCGCTGCGCGGACGTCATCTGATGTCCGCTTCCGTCCAGGAATCCGGAGCCCGATCAAGAGCTTGGTGAATCTCTGAGGTCCAATTTTCAACAAATATGAGGTGCCGGGACATCACCAATCCGGACCCCGGTCCACACCAGTCATCACCCGTCCACAACACGCATGAAGGAGGGTTTCACAATGCCAGCGCCAAGCGCCCCAACTTTGACTCTTCGCCTGCTCGCCGAGCTGATCGCGAGCATGGAAGAAATCTCGTTGTCAAACCGGCGAGAGTTACGTTCCGCCATCAACAGCTTCGCGAAAGTGTGCAGCCTCACGCCCGGTGACATCGTCGCCGACCCCGGCACCATCCGCACATTGGCAGCCAAGGCTCCTTGGCAGCTTGCCGGATACAAGAAGGCGAGCTGGGCGAACATCATGTATCGTGTCAGACGGGCACTGGAGATCGGTGGCATAAAGGTCCACCGCCGGCGTCGGAACTTCAAGCCGGATGCCACATGGCAGGACGAGCTCGCGCCGCTTTGCAGGCGAGACCATGACGAACTGCATCGTTTCGCCGGCTGGTGCTCGGTGCATCAGATCGGGCCGGATGCTGTCACGCCCGGGACGTTCGACCGTTACTATGCGTATCTTGAAGAGCAGATGACTCAGCGCAACCCGCGCGAGCGGGCGCACGTGGCCCGCAGGGCATGGAACAGGGCGATCGCCACGGCAGGTTCACCGTTCGTGTCAAACGGCGTTCAAAAGGGACCCCCGATCGGCGTCGAAGAGGGACCCCCTTTTCGGATAATATGATGCTGGTTTGTTGAAGATGGCCTTGCGCTGCGTGCGGCGGAGGGCGGGCGTAGCCCGACCGGAGGCGCGCGCAGCGCAAGATAGATTTTTGAAGGCG
Coding sequences:
- a CDS encoding excisionase family DNA-binding protein codes for the protein MTKIRIKPGHKPPSPNMPQALSAPGKPRPGKAFHTVADLAERWTMSQRNIRRLIENGELSVHRFGRSVRVSAANVALFEARCADVI
- a CDS encoding BsuBI/PstI family type II restriction endonuclease; this encodes MAEAAKTASDTGHAALINDCVEHYAPRFLEGYEVLYVDDSDGDRISDEERAKMQAAGAELTLADPMPDVLLWHPETDWLWVIEAVTSDGEVDAHKVKGMQASVSTQSSTSLATC
- a CDS encoding aminotransferase class I/II-fold pyridoxal phosphate-dependent enzyme, yielding MVATIDPFHSIAISKTAHALAVAGRSVIHMEFGQPSTGAPSAAIRRAHEVLDQDPMGYWESPRLKERIAQHYGETYGVEVTPDQVVLTCGASPALVLALSSLFQPGDRIAFARPGYVAYRNTAKALYLDVVEIGCGPDQRFQLSAAAIEALDPAPAGIIIASPANPTGTIIPPNELAAIVAVCRRRGIHIVSDEIYHGLSYAGETQSILNFDRDAIVVNSFSKYFSMAGWRLGWLVVPPHLIEVARARMGNLFLTPPSLAQHAGLAAFDCVDELEGHVRVYERNRGIMLEALPAMGLREIAPPNGAFYIYADVGRLTSASLAFCQELLADTGVATAPGLDFDPVDGGRFIRFSFAVSTDRVQTAIERMVPWFAEKDRVSRQPPLET
- a CDS encoding helix-turn-helix domain-containing protein, with amino-acid sequence MDIRKRIGWNLRRLRKERDITQEDFATDSGFDRGYLSGVERGVRNPSALVIERIAKALEVDVIELLDAEKAKAFSKTKAS